A stretch of the Tolypothrix sp. NIES-4075 genome encodes the following:
- a CDS encoding glycosyltransferase family 4 protein, with product MKILVLSWEFPPRIVGGIARHVAELYPEIVKLGHEVHLITAEFGHAPMYEIVDGVHVHRVPVAGGHDFFHWIVNLNDSMGHHGGKLMLEDGPFDIIHAHDWLVGDAAIALKNTFKVPLIATVHATEFGRYNGIHTDTQHYISSKENLLAFNAWRIIVCTDYMRREVERALHSPWDKIDVIYNGIRPEKKQHHQDFHAQDFRRQFADDNEKIVYYVGRMTYEKGVSGLLNAAPKILSEMGGYVKFVIIGGGNTDHLKRQAWDLGIAHKCYFTGFMSDEYLDKFQTIADCAVFPSLYEPFGIVALESFASRVPVVVSDTGGFPEVVQHTKTGIVTWVNNPDSLAWGILEVLKNPGYRQWLVDNAYEDLERRFSWSKIGKQTEDVYQRTVKERSHVVW from the coding sequence ATGAAGATATTGGTATTAAGTTGGGAGTTTCCACCTCGCATCGTGGGAGGAATTGCGCGTCATGTGGCGGAGTTGTACCCGGAAATAGTCAAGTTAGGGCATGAAGTCCACCTGATTACGGCGGAATTTGGTCATGCACCGATGTATGAGATAGTCGATGGAGTGCATGTGCATCGCGTGCCGGTGGCTGGTGGTCACGACTTTTTCCACTGGATAGTAAACTTAAATGACAGCATGGGGCATCACGGCGGTAAGTTGATGCTAGAAGATGGTCCGTTTGATATTATCCATGCTCATGATTGGTTAGTGGGCGATGCAGCGATCGCTCTCAAGAATACCTTTAAAGTGCCGTTAATTGCTACAGTTCACGCGACGGAATTCGGGCGCTATAATGGTATTCACACTGATACCCAACATTATATTAGTAGCAAAGAAAACCTACTTGCTTTCAACGCTTGGCGGATTATCGTTTGTACCGACTACATGCGGCGAGAAGTTGAACGAGCGCTTCACAGTCCTTGGGATAAAATCGATGTTATCTACAACGGTATCCGCCCAGAAAAGAAACAACACCATCAAGATTTTCATGCCCAGGATTTTCGCCGTCAATTTGCCGACGATAATGAAAAAATTGTTTATTATGTCGGTCGCATGACTTATGAAAAAGGCGTTTCCGGATTGCTAAATGCAGCACCAAAGATACTTTCAGAAATGGGTGGTTACGTCAAGTTTGTGATTATTGGTGGTGGCAATACCGACCATCTTAAACGTCAAGCTTGGGATTTGGGAATTGCCCACAAGTGCTATTTTACCGGCTTTATGTCCGATGAATACTTAGATAAATTTCAAACTATCGCTGACTGCGCCGTTTTTCCCAGTCTTTACGAACCCTTTGGTATTGTTGCCTTAGAAAGCTTTGCCTCTCGCGTTCCGGTAGTCGTTTCTGATACTGGCGGTTTTCCTGAAGTAGTGCAACACACGAAAACGGGTATTGTTACCTGGGTTAACAATCCAGATTCTCTAGCTTGGGGAATATTAGAAGTGTTGAAAAATCCAGGTTATCGGCAATGGTTAGTTGATAACGCTTATGAGGATTTAGAAAGACGCTTTAGCTGGTCTAAAATAGGCAAGCAAACAGAAGATGTATATCAGCGGACAGTTAAAGAGCGATCGCACGTTGTATGGTAA
- a CDS encoding cysteine desulfurase family protein yields the protein MYHRPIYLDCHATTPVDERVLAAMLPYFTQHFGNPSSISHVYGWEAEAAVKQTRKILAEAINASPEEIVFTSGATEANNLAIKGVAEAYYQKGQHIITVATEHSAVIDPCNYLKSLGFEITILPVEKDGIINLNELEKALRRDTILVSVMAANNEIGVLQPLAEIGELCHRQEIIFHTDAAQAIAKIPLDVQAMKIDLMSLTAHKVYGPKGIGAIYVRRRNPRVQLAAQQHGGGHERGMRSGTLYTPQIVGFGKAVEIGLEEQKIECDRLTQLRERLWKQLSQLPGIHLNGHPTQRLAGNLNISVEKVDGAALLLGLQPVMAVSSGSACSSATTAPSHVLTALGHSEQLAYASVRFGIGRFNTQEEIDRVGEHFISTVQGLRQLVKL from the coding sequence ATGTATCATCGCCCTATATATCTCGATTGTCACGCTACCACTCCTGTAGATGAAAGAGTACTAGCTGCAATGCTACCTTACTTCACTCAACACTTTGGAAATCCCTCTAGTATTAGTCACGTTTACGGTTGGGAAGCAGAAGCGGCTGTTAAACAAACGCGAAAGATTTTAGCAGAAGCAATTAACGCTAGTCCGGAAGAAATTGTCTTTACCAGCGGTGCGACAGAAGCGAATAATTTAGCGATTAAAGGTGTTGCTGAAGCTTATTATCAAAAAGGGCAACATATTATTACTGTTGCAACCGAACATAGCGCAGTTATTGACCCTTGCAATTATTTAAAAAGTCTTGGTTTTGAAATTACAATTCTCCCGGTTGAAAAAGACGGGATAATTAATTTAAATGAGTTAGAAAAAGCTTTACGTCGTGATACAATTTTAGTTTCGGTGATGGCTGCTAATAATGAAATTGGCGTTTTGCAACCGTTAGCAGAAATTGGTGAATTATGTCATCGTCAGGAAATTATTTTTCACACCGATGCAGCACAAGCGATCGCCAAAATTCCTCTTGATGTGCAAGCGATGAAAATTGACTTGATGTCGCTAACTGCACACAAAGTATACGGTCCTAAGGGTATCGGTGCTATATATGTGCGTCGTCGCAACCCCAGAGTACAACTTGCAGCGCAACAACATGGTGGCGGACATGAACGCGGAATGCGTTCTGGTACACTATATACACCGCAAATTGTCGGATTTGGGAAAGCTGTAGAAATCGGTTTAGAAGAACAAAAGATAGAATGCGATCGCTTGACACAATTAAGAGAAAGATTGTGGAAACAACTTTCCCAACTGCCAGGAATTCATCTCAACGGACATCCTACCCAACGATTGGCGGGAAATTTAAATATCAGTGTTGAAAAAGTTGATGGTGCTGCTTTGCTGTTAGGATTGCAGCCTGTAATGGCGGTTTCTTCTGGATCTGCTTGTTCTAGTGCGACAACTGCACCTTCTCATGTTCTCACAGCGCTGGGACATTCGGAACAATTAGCTTATGCATCGGTGCGGTTTGGGATCGGCAGATTTAATACGCAAGAGGAGATTGACAGGGTAGGGGAACACTTTATTTCTACGGTGCAAGGTTTGCGTCAGCTGGTGAAATTATGA
- a CDS encoding cyanophycinase, which yields MYISGQLKSDRTLYGNGEWGMGNGEWVMGNGEWVMGNNSFSSPSSHCVPIAQFTITYYQFPIPNSYTLFKIALKLVWIIAIALILPVEAKVTPNLKGNAANVNPSLHGPVFDLGGGGSDVDEAIQWMINRVRGCTNCTTKVDVVVLRASGDDSYNQPIYDMKGVDSVQTFVIASRKDANNADIVNKVKNAEVIFFAGGDQCKYIRNWKNTKLETAVKSVYAKKGGIGGTSAGAMIQSDFVYNACANRVETEDALADPYRDVSFTYNFFSWANLKGTIVDTHFDRRERMGRIMAFIARQIKDGVAKSALGIAVSEDTSVVVEKNGKAKVMGKGPAYFILGDRTPEVCEKRTPLTYSNYKIWKVNSGETFNLRNRPTTGYYLRSVKKGRINSNPY from the coding sequence ATGTATATCAGCGGACAGTTAAAGAGCGATCGCACGTTGTATGGTAATGGGGAATGGGGAATGGGTAATGGGGAATGGGTAATGGGGAATGGGGAATGGGTAATGGGTAATAATTCTTTTTCCAGTCCAAGCTCGCATTGCGTCCCCATTGCCCAATTCACTATTACCTATTACCAATTCCCAATTCCCAATTCCTATACATTGTTTAAAATTGCGCTCAAGCTGGTCTGGATAATAGCGATCGCCTTAATATTGCCTGTTGAAGCGAAGGTAACGCCCAATTTAAAGGGCAACGCTGCCAATGTCAATCCTTCCTTGCACGGTCCCGTCTTTGATTTGGGTGGAGGTGGTTCCGATGTCGATGAAGCTATCCAGTGGATGATTAACCGAGTTAGGGGATGTACTAACTGCACCACCAAGGTTGATGTAGTTGTCCTCCGCGCTTCTGGAGATGACAGCTACAATCAGCCAATTTACGATATGAAAGGAGTGGACTCGGTGCAGACTTTCGTCATTGCCAGCCGCAAAGACGCAAACAACGCTGATATTGTCAATAAAGTTAAAAATGCCGAGGTGATTTTCTTTGCAGGTGGCGACCAGTGCAAATACATCCGCAACTGGAAAAACACCAAGCTGGAAACTGCTGTAAAGTCTGTTTACGCAAAGAAAGGCGGTATTGGGGGAACTAGTGCGGGAGCGATGATTCAAAGTGATTTTGTTTACAACGCTTGTGCAAACAGAGTTGAAACTGAAGACGCACTCGCAGATCCTTATCGAGATGTAAGCTTCACCTATAACTTTTTTTCCTGGGCAAATCTGAAGGGAACCATTGTAGACACGCACTTTGACAGACGGGAACGAATGGGTAGGATAATGGCTTTCATAGCCCGTCAAATCAAAGATGGTGTAGCTAAAAGTGCTTTGGGGATAGCAGTTAGCGAAGATACATCGGTAGTAGTCGAGAAAAACGGCAAAGCCAAAGTGATGGGTAAGGGTCCAGCATACTTTATATTAGGCGATCGCACTCCTGAAGTCTGCGAAAAGCGAACTCCTCTAACTTACTCCAACTACAAAATCTGGAAAGTTAACAGCGGTGAGACATTCAACTTGAGAAACAGACCAACAACAGGCTATTATCTCAGAAGCGTCAAAAAAGGACGAATAAATTCAAATCCATATTAG
- a CDS encoding type I restriction endonuclease, with the protein MVQVIQAQTVNIIDLEEKFGLQQAEGDEFFTECFDNLPEITESEKQALDRVKTNYLSLVKRRRILEELVKLVVLAPLLDLAGFYRLPFDIETEESIQIALEDEGEILRGRIDVLVLKQQLWLLTIESKRAGFSLIMGIPQVLAYMLANPNPERPAFGLVMNGSDFIFLKLTKQDTPKYALSEPFSLFKRENELYKVLSILKNFGQILI; encoded by the coding sequence ATGGTTCAAGTTATCCAAGCACAAACCGTTAACATCATTGACTTAGAAGAAAAATTTGGTCTACAGCAAGCTGAAGGTGACGAGTTTTTTACAGAGTGTTTTGATAATTTGCCAGAAATTACTGAGTCAGAAAAGCAGGCTTTAGATAGAGTTAAAACGAATTATCTTAGCTTGGTGAAGCGCCGCCGTATATTAGAAGAATTGGTAAAACTGGTAGTGCTAGCTCCCTTGTTAGATTTAGCAGGATTTTATCGCCTTCCTTTTGATATTGAAACCGAAGAATCTATACAAATTGCTTTGGAAGATGAGGGAGAAATTCTCCGAGGTCGTATTGATGTGCTGGTTTTAAAACAACAATTGTGGTTATTAACTATCGAATCTAAAAGGGCTGGATTTTCTCTAATAATGGGTATACCTCAAGTTCTAGCTTATATGTTGGCTAATCCTAACCCTGAACGACCTGCTTTTGGGCTAGTAATGAATGGTAGTGATTTTATTTTCCTAAAACTGACTAAGCAAGATACACCAAAGTATGCTTTGTCTGAACCGTTTTCCCTGTTTAAACGCGAAAATGAATTATACAAAGTTCTGAGTATATTAAAAAATTTTGGTCAAATTTTGATTTAA